Below is a genomic region from Nitrospirota bacterium.
TCCAAACGGCAGACTGTCCGGAAAGGAGCCTCCGCCGCCCGGAAAGACATCCGGAACGATATTAACGGCATCAGCATTCTCAATGAAGCTGTCTGCATTATTTTTGCTGCTGCCGGAGGACGTCATATGGAGGAGCCAGAACTTGATGAAACCGAAGAAGGAGAGATAAGAACAGATCACTGCTATGGGATACCTGATGAGCATGCTGCCAACGTGCAGATGCAGCAAGGTCCAACTCACGAGAAGACCGGAAAGAGCTGTGCCGATGAGAATAAGTGACATATGGAAGCGGAGAAAGAACCGCTTTTTGAGAAATCTCACAAACCTTTCCCGCCTGTGCAGCTGCTTGGCTATTTCCATAAGTCAGGAAACTATATCATTCCCGTCCGGCGCTATAGCAAGTATTCCGTCTCCCCGGGAGAGGCAGATAGTTCACTATGCTGCGTGCAGAACCTTGATCGTCTTTTTGTCGTCTGCGGTCCTGATCACACAGGTTGCGGTCTTTCCGGAACTGGTCGTGGAATAAAAATAGTAGATATTGATACCGGCATCCGCGATGATCTCTGATATCCTCTCGAGCGCTCCCACCTTGTTTGCCATTTCCACCAGAATAACTGACGACTCCTGTATGTCATCAGCTCCGATCTTGTCGAGGGCCTTCTCTGCTTTTACCAGATCGTCCACGATCAGGGTAAATGTTGCCCTGCGGCTCATGCCGCTGGCCGAATAGCCGGTGCCGGCAAGTATGTTCACGTTCTCTGCTGCAAGCGCTGCTGCCACTTTTGCGGTCAATCCCGTGCTGTCGAGAAACGTTGCGGTGATCTCTTTTGCAGGCCTGGCAGTGAATGCCGGAACTGCGGATGCCTTCGCCGTCGGTTTTGCTGCGGCTTTCTTCACAATCTTCGGGGTCACATTCTTAGCTGCTTTAGCCATGACTCGTCTCCTTGAGATGTATTCCTGCCACCCAGGGATGCCAGGGGAAAAACTGTTTGACCGATCTTTCTGTTGCTGCATGAAATGACTTTAATTTACAACATCATGAGACTGCAGGACAAGCTCAGAGTATGCCGAACACATGCATCAGGCAGACTGAAAGAGATCTTGTATCAAAGCTGCCACTCAATGTGCGCCCCTGCTCCTTGCAGCCTGTCCTCTTTCCCTCTATAGTAATGCTGGCATGAAGTGTGGATTTTGTGTCTCAATCCTGTTCCTTTTTATTTCCCTATGCAGAAACTGTTGAAGATTTTCATGAGAATTTCGTCGGTTGTGATGGTCCCTGTAATCTCTCCGATCCGGTCAAGGCTTCCCCTCATCTCAATAGAGAACAGTTCAAGGGGGTCATCCCCTGACAGGAGAACGCCTGCCCTGTTAAGCGATTCTGCGGCACCGTCGAGTGCAGCCTTGTGCCGGATGTTCGTGATCACCACACCCTCCCTCTCCTCTTGCCAGCCACGAAGGTTTGATTCGAAGATAACTGACTTGAGCCTCTCGATCCCTTCGCCGGTGACTGCGGAGATACAAAGAGATCCCTTCCCTTCAGCCGCGCTGTTTTCAAAGGATATTTTCTGAGGCAGGTCAGCCTTGCTAATGACCATCAGGGCATTCTTGTCTCTGATAAGGGCAAGGAGGTCATGGTCCTCCTGCCCAAAGGGCTCGCTGCCGTCGAACAGGGCAACGATGAAATCAGCATGTTCTATCGCCTGCATACTCCTTCTGATACCTTCCTGCTCAACG
It encodes:
- a CDS encoding ACT domain-containing protein; the encoded protein is MAKAAKNVTPKIVKKAAAKPTAKASAVPAFTARPAKEITATFLDSTGLTAKVAAALAAENVNILAGTGYSASGMSRRATFTLIVDDLVKAEKALDKIGADDIQESSVILVEMANKVGALERISEIIADAGINIYYFYSTTSSGKTATCVIRTADDKKTIKVLHAA